The following are from one region of the Endozoicomonas sp. 4G genome:
- a CDS encoding phosphopentomutase, translating to MKRAIVLVMDSFGIGASADADQFGDAGSNTIGHIARACAQGEADIGREGVLELPILASLGLLQAAKDSSGAFPAGMNNNVKLIGAHGYAREISSGKDTPSGHWEMMGVPVLFDWGYFKDENNSFPRELLEQLVEKARLPGVLGNCHASGTTILENLGEEHLRTGKPIVYTSADSVFQIACHEETFGLDRLYEVCKIARELLDPYNIGRVIARPFVGDDAGDFQRTGNRRDYSVLPPAPTLLDKLVASGGEVVSVGKIADIFAHQGITRTLKATGIPALFEATMQALESAPDRSLVFTNFVDFDSSFGHRRDVAGYARALEELDAMLPRLFNAMQEDDVLIISADHGCDPTWHGTDHTREHIPVLVYGKKVPPVSLGGRETFADIGQSLAGFFDLEPMDYGTSFLS from the coding sequence ATGAAACGAGCAATTGTTCTGGTAATGGATTCGTTTGGGATTGGCGCCAGCGCCGATGCCGATCAGTTTGGCGATGCCGGCTCAAATACCATTGGCCACATCGCCAGGGCCTGTGCACAGGGTGAGGCAGACATCGGTCGGGAAGGTGTGCTGGAATTGCCGATCCTGGCCAGTCTTGGTTTGTTGCAGGCGGCTAAAGATTCTTCGGGAGCCTTTCCCGCTGGCATGAACAACAATGTAAAGCTGATCGGTGCCCATGGTTACGCCAGGGAAATTTCCAGTGGCAAGGACACCCCCAGTGGCCATTGGGAAATGATGGGTGTTCCGGTTCTGTTTGACTGGGGCTATTTCAAGGATGAGAACAACAGCTTTCCCAGAGAGCTGCTGGAGCAACTGGTGGAGAAGGCTCGATTGCCGGGTGTCTTGGGTAATTGCCACGCTTCGGGAACAACCATTCTGGAAAACCTCGGCGAAGAACACCTGCGTACCGGCAAGCCTATTGTTTACACATCGGCAGACAGCGTTTTCCAGATTGCCTGCCATGAAGAGACTTTTGGCCTGGACAGACTGTATGAAGTCTGCAAAATCGCCCGTGAGCTCCTCGATCCTTACAATATTGGCCGTGTTATTGCCCGTCCTTTTGTGGGTGATGATGCCGGTGACTTCCAGCGAACCGGGAATCGTCGGGACTACTCGGTTCTGCCCCCTGCTCCCACTCTGCTGGATAAGCTGGTGGCCAGTGGTGGCGAAGTGGTCAGTGTTGGAAAAATCGCCGATATTTTTGCCCATCAGGGTATTACCAGAACGTTGAAGGCCACTGGCATTCCGGCTTTGTTTGAGGCCACCATGCAGGCTCTGGAATCAGCCCCGGATCGTTCCCTGGTCTTTACCAATTTCGTTGATTTTGATTCATCCTTTGGCCATCGTCGTGATGTGGCCGGTTATGCCAGGGCGCTGGAAGAGCTGGACGCCATGTTACCGAGACTGTTCAACGCCATGCAGGAAGACGATGTGCTGATCATCAGTGCCGACCATGGTTGTGATCCTACCTGGCACGGTACCGACCATACCCGTGAACATATACCCGTACTGGTTTATGGCAAAAAGGTGCCACCGGTTTCACTGGGTGGACGGGAGACCTTCGCAGATATTGGCCAGAGCCTGGCCGGTTTCTTTGATCTGGAGCCCATGGATTACGGCACCAGCTTTCTGTCGTAA
- the deoD gene encoding purine-nucleoside phosphorylase produces MTPHIHAKPGTFADVCLMPGDPLRAKYIAENFLQGAELVNDVRNMFGYTGTYKDRRISVMGSGMGIPSASIYYKELITEYGVNKLIRVGSCGAISSDVKLRDIVIGMGASTDSKVNRIRFNDHDFAAIADFGLLENAVNSARDKNMPVKVGNLYSADLFYSPENNMFDIMEKHGILGVEMEAAGLYGVCAEFGAKGLAICTVSDHIRKGDALSPEDRQTSFDEMIVLALDSVLMGD; encoded by the coding sequence ATGACCCCTCATATTCATGCCAAACCCGGTACTTTTGCTGATGTCTGCCTGATGCCAGGTGATCCATTGCGTGCCAAATACATTGCCGAGAACTTTTTGCAAGGCGCTGAACTGGTAAACGACGTTCGTAATATGTTTGGCTACACCGGAACATATAAAGATCGTCGTATATCAGTGATGGGTTCCGGCATGGGCATTCCTTCAGCCTCCATTTACTACAAGGAGCTGATCACTGAATACGGTGTTAACAAACTGATTCGCGTGGGTTCCTGTGGTGCTATCTCTTCTGACGTGAAGCTGCGCGACATCGTGATTGGTATGGGTGCGAGCACTGATTCGAAAGTGAATCGTATCCGCTTTAACGACCATGACTTTGCCGCCATTGCCGATTTTGGCTTGCTGGAGAATGCGGTTAACAGTGCCCGTGACAAGAACATGCCGGTGAAGGTAGGCAATCTCTATTCTGCGGATCTTTTCTACAGCCCCGAGAATAACATGTTCGACATCATGGAAAAGCACGGCATCCTGGGTGTAGAAATGGAAGCCGCAGGTCTTTACGGCGTCTGTGCTGAGTTTGGTGCCAAAGGTCTGGCTATCTGCACCGTCAGTGATCATATTCGCAAGGGTGACGCGCTGTCTCCCGAAGACAGACAGACATCCTTTGACGAGATGATTGTGCTGGCCCTGGACTCTGTGCTGATGGGAGACTGA